A genome region from Microplitis demolitor isolate Queensland-Clemson2020A chromosome 1, iyMicDemo2.1a, whole genome shotgun sequence includes the following:
- the LOC103580159 gene encoding esterase FE4, with the protein MNFVSVIYFLIAFACTTKALDDPIVRTSFGPVLGKWMSSHWGYRIAGFLGIPYAQPPLGSLRFERPQPWHQSWTKLRDATVDGPQCPQLNDDGIVVGDEDCLHLNVFVPENASSEKLPVMVFVHGGSFVTGSNNSTLLAPSYLLDRKLILVTVNYRLGILGFLSSGNEASPGNYGIKDVLEALKWIQGNIENFGGDPSSVTLSGVSAGASIAHHLGLSQRTEGLFDKLITHSGVASAPWGIHPTHHAKTRYTFVALAAQLGCGPVRKITDFDYAFGEWKANETITGDDKDIIKCLRRMSSERITQQLSFFQVWHKNSYCNFGPTVESDSEGAIVVRHPLSTIKQGKFRDIPWIVGVVSDEGLLKSMSLLTDEQLLHEFKTKFGDVISLYLETEEIVMNTTKFATELINFYSLFDDNISDEEFTSNLTAMTGDGLMNYWIYEALNAQAPKMKSNVFFYEFAYEGTYTSTYAYQYPQRYGIDHTDDLNYLFPINNVKFADLQLHNTAKDETMINIMVEMWTNFVKDGIPSARLTPDWEPYREDFRFMKIGMGRSPDISMKEGFLPIRMKFWRNLMSSVTAPMELIFPPQKNDDKNNGNDHYASAASQSYPNLLHPCLILSIVNLIYIFCS; encoded by the exons atgaattttgtttccgttatttattttttaattgcgtTTGCTTGTACAACTAAAGCGTTAGATGATCCAATTGTTCGAACTTCATTTGGTCCAGTTCTGGGTAAATGGATGTCAAGTCATTGGGGATACAGAATTGCTGGTTTTCTGGGTATTCCTTATGCTCAACCACCACTTGGTTCCCTTCGTTTTgag AGACCGCAACCGTGGCATCAAAGCTGGACAAAACTCCGCGATGCTACGGTCGACGGCCCTCAGTGTCCGCAATTAAATGATGACGGAATCGTTGTTGGAGATGAAGATTGCCTACATCTAAATGTTTTTGTACCTGAA aatgcTAGCTCGGAAAAATTGCCTGTTATGGTGTTTGTTCACGGAGGATCATTTGTTACTGGAAGTAATAATAGTACATTACTAGCGCCAAGTTATCTGTTGGATCGAAAATTAATTCTCGTTACAGTTAATTACCGACTTGGTATATTag gGTTTCTAAGCAGTGGCAATGAGGCTTCACCAGGTAACTATGGTATAAAAGACGTACTTGAAGCTTTAAAGTGGATACAAGGTAATATCGAGAACTTTGGTGGTGATCCAAGTTCAGTAACACTGAGTGGAGTGAGTGCTGGTGCTTCAATAGCTCACCACTTAGGACTTTCTCAACGCACAGAGGGTCTCTTTGACAAGCTGATCACTCACTCTGGTGTAGCAAGTGCACCTTGGGGTATACATCCAACTCATCACGCGAAAACCCGTTACACTTTCGTTGCACTAGCTGCTCAACTTGGATGCGGTCCTGTCCGTAAAATTACCGACTTCGACTACGCATTTGGCGAGTGGAAAGCCAACGAGACCATCACCGGTGACGATAAGGACATAATAAAATGCCTACGTCGGATGAGTTCCGAACGAATCACTCAACAGCTCAGTTTCTTT caagtATGGCATAAGAATTCGTACTGTAATTTTGGACCAACAGTTGAAAGTGATTCTGAAGGTGCTATTGTCGTACGACATCCACTGTCTACTATTAAGCAAGGAAAATTCCGTGATATTCCTTGGATCGTTGGAGTGGTTTCTGACGAAGGTTTACTCAAGTCAATGa gttTATTGACCGACGAACAATTGCTccatgaatttaaaactaaatttggTGACGTGATATCACTGTATCTAGAAACTGAAGAGATCGTTATGAATACCACGAAATTCGCAACggaattaataaacttttattctcTATTCGATGACAATATTTCTGATGAAGAGTTCACTAGCAATTTAACagcg ATGACAGGTGATGGATTAATGAATTATTGGATTTATGAAGCCTTAAATGCTCAGGCTCCGAAGATGaaatcaaatgtttttttctatgaatttGCATACGAGGGTACTTACACCTCAACTTATGCATATCAATATCCTCAGCGAtatg gtATTGATCATACAgacgatttaaattatttgttcccaataaataatgttaaatttgCGGATCTGCAATTGCACAACACAGCTAAAGATGAAACAATGATAAACATAATGGTTGAAATGTGGACTAATTTTGTTAAAGATGG AATACCAAGCGCACGGCTAACACCAGATTGGGAACCGTATCGAGAGGATTTCCGATTCATGAAGATTGGCATGGGAAGATCGCCGGATATTTCGATGAAGGAGGGCTTCCTGCCGATTAGAATGAAATTCTGGCGCAATCTCATGAGTAGTGTAACAGCACCCATGGAACTTATTTTTCCTCCTCAGAAAAATGATGACAAGAATAACGGCAATGATCATTACGCAAGCGCCGCCAGTCAATCTTATCCAAATTTACTTCATCCCTGTCTCATACTTTCAAtagtcaatttaatttatattttctgtaGTTAA